Proteins encoded by one window of Panicum virgatum strain AP13 chromosome 7N, P.virgatum_v5, whole genome shotgun sequence:
- the LOC120682366 gene encoding glyoxylate/hydroxypyruvate reductase HPR3-like — protein MGTTAGEPPAVHPAVLFIRRPGAPFSNAMHQRFGVLDSVASGEPLAAFLAAAAAMPDPPRAAVIMGGGVVRADASFLDAVPSIRCLVSTAAGVDHIDLAECARRGVAVANSGTVYSADVADHAVGMLVDVIRRVSAAERFVRRGLWPVQGDYALGSTLRGKRVGIIGFGNIGSLIAKRLEAIGCVIHYNSRGPKDSVAYKYFPDVHDLASESEVLVVACALNKETRHVVSKDVLEALGTDGIVINIGRGASIDEAELVIALKEGRIAGAGLDVFENEPAVPSDLLSMDNVVLTPHSAVFTLESRSDLCEHLICNLEAFFSGKPLLTPVLP, from the exons ATGGGCACCACCGCCGGGGAGCCTCCGGCGGTCCACCCGGCCGTGCTTTTCATCCGCCGCCCGGGCGCGCCCTTCTCCAACGCGATGCACCAGCGCTTCGGCGTCCTGGACTCGGTGGCCTCTGGCGAGCCGCTCGCCgctttcctcgccgccgccgcagccatgcCCGACCCGCCCCGCGCCGCAGTCATCATGGGAGGCGGCGTCGTCCGTGCGGACGCCTCGTTCCTCGACGCCGTCCCCTCCATCCGCTGCCTCGTCAGCACGGCCGCGGGCGTCGACCACATCGACCTTGCCGagtgcgcgcgccgcggcgtcgccgtcgccaactCCGGGACCGTCTACTCCGCCGACGTCGCCGACCACGCCGTTGGCATGCTCGTCGACGTGATCCGGCGCGTGTCGGCGGCAGAGCGATTCGTCCGGCGTGGTCTCTGGCCGGTGCAGGGGGACTACGCTCTCGGATCCACG CTGCGTGGCAAGCGCGTTGGAATCATCGGCTTCGGGAACATTGGATCACTGATCGCAAAGAGGCTTGAAGCCATTGGCTGTGTCATCCACTACAACTCCAGAGGACCCAAGGATTCAGTGGCTTACAAGTACTTTCCTGATGTCCATGATCTTGCCTCTGAATCAGAAGTGCTTGTTGTTGCATGCGCACTGAACAAGGAGACACGCCACGTTGTCAGCAAGGATGTTTTGGAGGCCCTAGGAACGGATGGGATTGTCATAAACATTGGTCGAGGAGCAAGCATCGACGAGGCGGAGCTGGTCATAGCTCTGAAAGAGGGAAGGATTGCAGGAGCTGGCCTTGATGTCTTCGAGAATGAACCCGCGGTGCCATCTGATCTCCTGTCCATGGACAATGTTGTTCTGACGCCCCATTCAGCGGTTTTCACATTGGAGTCGAGGTCAGACCTGTGTGAGCACTTGATATGCAACCTTGAAGCTTTCTTCTCCGGTAAGCCGTTGCTCACGCCGGTACTTCCCTGA
- the LOC120683197 gene encoding glyoxylate/hydroxypyruvate reductase HPR3-like: MASPAASGEVQPPILPALLLFRRLDAAFRAALGRRFRLLDFFASGEPVPVFLAGAAASSDPPRAAVVVGGGAVRVDAAFLDAVPSLGFVFSTGAGVDHIDLHECARRGVAVANSGTVYSADVADQAVGMLIDVLRRVSAAERFVRRGLWPVQGDYPLGTKLGRKRVGIIGLGNIGSLIAKRLQAFGCVIYYTSRRLRDSVPYKYFPNVHDLASESDVLVVACALNKDTRHIVNKDVLEALGKDGIIINIGRGANVDEMELVQALKEGRIAGAGLDVFENEPKVPPELFSMDNVVMTPHVAVFTSESRSDLRDTMIGNLEAFFSGKPLLTPVLPW, translated from the exons ATGGCGTCCCCCGCGGCGTCCGGCGAGGTTCAGCCCCCCATCCTCCcggccctcctcctcttccgccgCCTGGACGCGGCCTTCCGCGCCGCGCTGGGCCGGCGCTTCCGCCTCCTCGACTTCTTCGCATCGGGCGAGCCCGTCCCGGttttcctcgccggcgccgcggcctcgtcggacccgccccgcgccgcggtCGTCGTGGGAGGCGGCGCCGTCCGCGTGGACGCCGCGTTCCTCGACGCCGTCCCGTCCCTCGGATTCGTCTTCAGCACGGGCGCGGGCGTCGACCACATCGACCTCCACGAGTGCGCGCGacgcggcgtcgccgtcgccaactCCGGCACGGTCTACTCCGCCGACGTCGCTGATCAGGCCGTCGGCATGCTCATCGACGTGCTAAGGCGCGTCTCGGCGGCCGAGCGGTTCGTCCGCCGCGGCCTCTGGCCAGTGCAGGGGGACTACCCCCTCGGCACCAAG CTAGGCCGCAAGCGTGTTGGTATCATCGGCTTGGGGAACATCGGTTCACTGATCGCGAAGAGGCTTCAAGCTTTTGGCTGTGTCATCTATTACACCTCCAGAAGACTGAGGGATTCAGTCCCGTACAAATACTTCCCTAACGTTCACGATCTTGCTTCTGAATCAGATGTGCTTGTTGTCGCATGCGCGTTGAACAAGGACACACGGCACATTGTCAACAAGGATGTTCTAGAGGCCCTGGGAAAGGATGGGATCATCATAAACATCGGTCGAGGAGCAAATGTCGACGAGATGGAGTTGGTTCAGGCGCTGAAGGAGGGAAGGATTGCAGGAGCTGGTCTAGATGTCTTTGAGAATGAGCCCAAGGTGCCACCAGAGCTCTTCTCCATGGACAATGTGGTAATGACGCCTCATGTTGCGGTTTTCACATCAGAGTCCAGGTCAGACCTGCGTGACACCATGATTGGTAACCTTGAAGCCTTCTTCTCCGGGAAGCCATTGCTTACGCCGGTGCTTCCCTGGTAA